The sequence ACACATCGGAATATTTTATAGCATTTGATATATTGTTATCTATAAGCCTTGTAGCCTCTATCTCAGACATATATATGCATAAGCTATCTTCAATATTGCTAATTATCTCCATGTTTTTACTATGTGCTATGGTGCTTAAAAATTTTATCCTATCTTTTAGGAAATTTGATAAGTTTAAATTTATTTTTGGGAAATCAACTTGTCTATTTTTTATATAGTATTCTACATCTTCGTATGTTATTTTCATCTGTTTAAGAGCTGATTTTATACGGTGAGTATGTTTTGTCTTAACATCTAGCATTTCAAGATTTATACTAGCAACCCCAAGAGGGGTTTTAAGTTCATGCATAGCATCATTAAAAAATATATTCATCATTTTTTTTTGCTCTAAATGCGGCTTAACTATACTTAAATACATAAAATAGATGATCAAAGAAATTGCCATAATAATAGAAAAAAGTATCAATACTGTTAAAAATACCAGCTGCCCATATTCAATCTTTTTAGAAGTAACAACATAAATTAATTCACCTTTATAAATAAAAAAATGCTTATAAAAAACATAGCTTTTATATGTCAAAATTTGAAAGTTAAAATTTGGTGGAATTTGTTTCAAATTTGATATTATAACTCTACTATTGTTATCTAGTATTGCATATTGATATATGAGTGTAGATTTAAAATTTATTTTTTCAAAATCTTTTTCTAAATCTTTTGAAAAGGAGATTAATTCAGCAATATCTTTATTTACCAAATCTTTTGAGACTAATTTGACAAGATACATACTTTGAAAGAAGAATATAAGTATTATAGCTAATGTAGCTAAAAGTGGAATTTTTATCTTTTTAAACATTTAGCTTATAGCCAAGCCCTCTTTTAGAGAGTATAAAATTATCAGCTGTTTTTTGTCTAATTTTCATAACATGCATTCTTATATCAGCACTATTTATTTCCTCATCCCAAAGTTCACTTATGAGCTCATTTATAGTTACAAAACTTCCTTTTTTATATAGAAGATAGTTTAAAAGATCAAGCTCTCTACTGCTTAAATTTATAGTTTTGTCTCCATTAGTAATTGTTTTGTTTACAGTGTTATAGTTAAAAACAGAAGCTATGGTTATTAGATTCTTATCATCTCTTGCATAGTATTTTCTCATAAGCTCGTTGACCCTAAATTTAAGCTCGGCTAAATTAAAAGGCTTTTTAAGATATTCATTACAGCCAAGATCATACCCAATAGCCATATCATCTATATCTATTAAAGATGTCATTATCATAATGGGTGTTTGTAAATTTAGCCTTTTTGCATACTTCATCACTTCATGTCCTGAAATTTCAGGAACTTTTATATCAAGTATTAAGAGGTGGTATGTGTTATCTTTTATTTTATTGCAAGCTTCTAACCCATCGCTTGCTTCATCAACTTCGTATCCTATATCTTCAAGATATTCTTTTATACTTTGTCTATAATTATAATCATCTTCCAAAAGAAGAATTTTCAAGATATTTCCTTTTTATATGGGGTGAAAAGTCCGGATCAACCGGACTTTAAATCATAACCCAGTGCAAATTTGACCTGCATAAACTATAAAAAATCTTAAAAGCACAACGCCTATCAAGATTAAAAAGCAATTAAGCACTATATAAACTGGTCTATATGCATGATTTTTCAAAGCTGTTGCAGCTATTACAATTGGAGATACAATACCTATAGCAACCACACCTATCCAAAACATCATTCCGTATGTAGGATGAGTTATAGCTTGTACCCCAGCTTCAGCAGCTTGCCCACCTGCAAAATGAAGCCCTAAAAATAGCATTATTAGAACTGGTATCTCAAACATAATTGCTCTAAGATCAAGAACTAATAGATATTTTATACTATCTTTATTTAATGATCCTTTAAAAAATGCCATTCCTACCAATATGTTTGCTGCAATCCCACTTGAAAACCCTGAAACTAAGAACAGAAGCGGAAGAATTGGTGTATTCCATAAAGGAAGTTTTTGTATTGCACTTAGTAAAAATCCTGTATACATAGCCACACAAATAGCAAGTATCATAAGGATATACTCTACATATTTTGCCAAATGTGCAAAAGATCTTATAAATTTAGTTATAGGGCTAAGAAATGATAGCAATTTACTATTTTCTATCTCTTTTTCAAAAATTATCATTGCAAATAAAAAAGATATTGGTGTATATACACATAGTATTAAAACACCTAGCGTCATTACTGAAACAAAATTATATTTCAGCATCAACCAATAAAAACTTAATGGCTTTCCTAAATCAACAATTAAAAGCAAAAGCCCAACAGATATAGCAATAGGCCCTGTAATGGCACCAGCTTTAACCATAGCATCCCAAATTGAATTTGTATTATCTTCGTGTTTATTCCATTTAACTAATAATGCAATCATTATAGCACCAGCACTAAGCCCTGCTAAAAACAGATAAATAGCAATTGGCCATGGCCAATAAATATGGCTAAATTGTTCCATACTTCCCCACATATTATTCATAACGGCCTCCTTTTTTGTTTTCAACAAATCCAAGCTTTGGTTTTGTGCCTAGTTCACTTTTTGGATACTTTATACTATTAGTAGCTATAACCTTGCTCACTTCGCTATTATAATCATTTGCATCACCAAAAGTTAGTGCATCAGTTGGACAAACTGTAACACAAGCAGGCTGTTCGCCACCTGCAACTCTGTTTGTAAAACAAAAAGTGCATTTTCCTATATTTTTAGTTATAGGGTCAACATACCTAGCATCATAAGGACAGGCTAAAACGCAATATTTACAACTAACACAGATACTTTCATCCAAAAGTACAATCCCTTCATCTGTTTGAAAACTTGCTTTTGTAGGACAAACCTCAACACAAGGGGCATTTTCACACATAACACAACTATGTCTTAAAAAATTAGTTTTTAAATTTGGAAAAACACCTTTCATTTCTGCATGTACTTGAAGCCTATAAACACCGTCGCTTGTATCGTTTTCATTTCTACAAGCAACTGAACACGCTTGACAGCCTATGCATAAATTTTCATCGTGAATCATTACATATTTTTTCATTTCATTCTACCTTTATGCCTTTTTAATATCTACGCCAACATTTGTAACCATTGTTGAGCAAACCGCACCATAAGCTGGATTTAGTAATTTACTTTGATTTAACCCTACCCCATAAGTTCTTTTTAATCCTGAACTAATATGTCCAAAACCATGATACACAAACAAACTATCTTCTCTAATGCCCTCTGTTACCATAACCTTGGCATAAGATTTTGCAAATTTATTCTCTACCAAAACCCTATCTCCAGTTTTAAGTCCTCTTTTTTGAGCTGTTCTAGGATTTATCCAAATTGGGGACTCACTCATCATATCGTTTAAAACTTTTACATTTTGAGTATGTCCATTTGTGTGGATAGGAGTTTTACCGCTCATCAAACAAAGCTCATGGCCATCATAAACATCCATGTTTGCAGGATGTATACACCCTTCACCAGGCAATGCCTCTTCTACTTGTTGTGAAAACAACTCTATTTTTCCACTTGGTGTTTTAAACTTAACCTTTGAACTCATTTCGCCATTCTCATCAACAAAAGTACTAGCATGTGGAAATTTTTCTACAAATTTTGAAACATATTTTTTCTCTCTATAGTATAGTTTTGGCACTTTCCACTCTACATAGCCATCTTTTATAAGTGCTGCTAGTAGCTTATCATTACCTTTTGCTTGTTGCATTCTAA is a genomic window of Campylobacter blaseri containing:
- a CDS encoding response regulator transcription factor, whose protein sequence is MKILLLEDDYNYRQSIKEYLEDIGYEVDEASDGLEACNKIKDNTYHLLILDIKVPEISGHEVMKYAKRLNLQTPIMIMTSLIDIDDMAIGYDLGCNEYLKKPFNLAELKFRVNELMRKYYARDDKNLITIASVFNYNTVNKTITNGDKTINLSSRELDLLNYLLYKKGSFVTINELISELWDEEINSADIRMHVMKIRQKTADNFILSKRGLGYKLNV
- the nrfD gene encoding NrfD/PsrC family molybdoenzyme membrane anchor subunit; its protein translation is MNNMWGSMEQFSHIYWPWPIAIYLFLAGLSAGAIMIALLVKWNKHEDNTNSIWDAMVKAGAITGPIAISVGLLLLIVDLGKPLSFYWLMLKYNFVSVMTLGVLILCVYTPISFLFAMIIFEKEIENSKLLSFLSPITKFIRSFAHLAKYVEYILMILAICVAMYTGFLLSAIQKLPLWNTPILPLLFLVSGFSSGIAANILVGMAFFKGSLNKDSIKYLLVLDLRAIMFEIPVLIMLFLGLHFAGGQAAEAGVQAITHPTYGMMFWIGVVAIGIVSPIVIAATALKNHAYRPVYIVLNCFLILIGVVLLRFFIVYAGQICTGL
- a CDS encoding sensor histidine kinase, whose product is MFKKIKIPLLATLAIILIFFFQSMYLVKLVSKDLVNKDIAELISFSKDLEKDFEKINFKSTLIYQYAILDNNSRVIISNLKQIPPNFNFQILTYKSYVFYKHFFIYKGELIYVVTSKKIEYGQLVFLTVLILFSIIMAISLIIYFMYLSIVKPHLEQKKMMNIFFNDAMHELKTPLGVASINLEMLDVKTKHTHRIKSALKQMKITYEDVEYYIKNRQVDFPKINLNLSNFLKDRIKFLSTIAHSKNMEIISNIEDSLCIYMSEIEATRLIDNNISNAIKYSDVSSKIIVTLKKDRGYAVFTIKDFGKGIKDPKNIWNRYTREDVSLGGFGLGLNIVLNICLKYNISYKVDSDYGKGSTFVYKIPLYTDKFLDKVI
- a CDS encoding 4Fe-4S dicluster domain-containing protein, whose translation is MKKYVMIHDENLCIGCQACSVACRNENDTSDGVYRLQVHAEMKGVFPNLKTNFLRHSCVMCENAPCVEVCPTKASFQTDEGIVLLDESICVSCKYCVLACPYDARYVDPITKNIGKCTFCFTNRVAGGEQPACVTVCPTDALTFGDANDYNSEVSKVIATNSIKYPKSELGTKPKLGFVENKKGGRYE